TGGTTGATACTACTGAATAAATAATAGATACTCCTGAAAAAATAATACTAATCCCATAAATCATAAGAACTGTTTTCGTTTGAGATCTATTTGTAGTCATAAGCAAGTGATGTAAGTGCTCTTTATCTGCTTGAGCAAAAGACTGACCTCTCAATTTTCTTCTAATGATGGCAAAAAAAGTATCAAATACAGGTACACCTAATATGAGTATCGGTACGATAAAAGAAATAAACGTGGCATTTTTAAAGCCCATCAGGGACAAAACAGATATAATATAGCCTAAAAACAATGCTCCTGTATCTCCCATAAAAATCTTAGCAGGATGAAAATTATATACCAAAAAACCCGTACTTGAACCGGCTAAAATCAGGGCATAGGTCATGACAAAGTAATCTCCTTCTAATGTTGCAAGTATGTACATGGTCATAAAGGTGATAGTAGCTACTCCAGAGGCTAATCCATCTAATCCATCTATAAGATTAATAGCATTTGTAACCCCGATAATCCATAAATAAGTGAGAAAATAACCTAGATAAGTTAATTTAATTGTACCAAAGAAGGGCAAAGTGATAGATTTTAAATAAATCCCTCCGTAAAAGATAACGATACTAGCTGCTGCCAATTGGAATAAAACCTTAAACTTTGGGCTTAAGTCAAATTTATCATCTATTACACCAGAGCTGATAATGATAATGCTTCCAATGAGAATGGCTTTAAATTGAAAATGAGGGTATCCAAAAAAAACATGACCTAATAAGAAAGCAATAAAAATAGACAAGCCTCCTAATGTGGGCATTACTCTGTTATGAACTTTTCTTTTATTTGGTTTATCTACTGCACCAATTTTTATTGCCAGCTTTGAAATAAACGGAGTAATCGACATAGCAATACTACAACAAAATAAATATATCAATATATCTTCCATGGGTTACCTCTTTTTAGTGTATCTCGTATCGATACCATCGATAAAGTTTCGCAAAATGCCAACCATTTTGTGATTATCTGAGCTAAAGACCTTTGGTTCAAATTTGTCTAAATCCTTTATGATTTGAGCCAAATCATCTCCATCATGACATACTTTAATATAGCCTTGGGATTCCATCACGTCTAAAATTTCTTCTTGATGGTCATCATTATGCTCATTATATTTTTTTAGCCTAGGAAAGGCTACTACTTTTTTACCATGCCTAATAGAAGTAATAATCGATCCCGTCCCTCCGTGGGTGAGGATATAACGTGCTTCCTTGGTCAAAACTTCCATTTCTTCGTAGCTTAAATACTCTACAAATTCCATTTTATCTGATTGGTATTTTGTATTTCCCCTCTGTACCATAATCTTTTCATCAATAACGCCCTCATCAATACATTTTTCAATCAATTGAAGCATTCTTGGAAATTCTAATTCATGAGTTCCTAATTGTACGAGTATCAATATATTGACCCCCCATATACTGCCTTTGGGTAATATTTTAGCATAGATTCCCATTGAACAATAAATAAATCTGCAATAGGGTAGACTAGTTTACCAGATAAATTAGGAGAACTTGTCTTGGCAAAACTTTCAATAAATATAATCTTTTTGCCAAAGAGCTTTGCAATATAACACATAGGTACTGCCGTATGAGCCCCTGTTGTAATAATACAATCCGGGCGATATTGTAAAAACAAAAATACAGACTTAAAAAAGTTGGCAATAAACTTAAAAATGTATCTTACAGGATAATTTCTCGCACCGTACAACAAATAAGACATATCATGCTCATCTCTCATCTTCTCCGTGATTTTTGTCTTTTCCGTTACAATTTTATAATCATACTCATCAAATAATTCCTTAAGCTGTAAAAGCTGCGTCAAATGTCCACCGACAGAGGAAATAAACATTACTTTTTTCTTCATGAGATTATCCTT
The nucleotide sequence above comes from Alkalibaculum bacchi. Encoded proteins:
- a CDS encoding MraY family glycosyltransferase; translation: MEDILIYLFCCSIAMSITPFISKLAIKIGAVDKPNKRKVHNRVMPTLGGLSIFIAFLLGHVFFGYPHFQFKAILIGSIIIISSGVIDDKFDLSPKFKVLFQLAAASIVIFYGGIYLKSITLPFFGTIKLTYLGYFLTYLWIIGVTNAINLIDGLDGLASGVATITFMTMYILATLEGDYFVMTYALILAGSSTGFLVYNFHPAKIFMGDTGALFLGYIISVLSLMGFKNATFISFIVPILILGVPVFDTFFAIIRRKLRGQSFAQADKEHLHHLLMTTNRSQTKTVLMIYGISIIFSGVSIIYSVVSTKLGLTILVILFVLIQYYAGKIGLLGKHFLPFSLAVKDHAGAATTVEGDSGKLGPGDKEE
- the pssE gene encoding PssE/Cps14G family polysaccharide biosynthesis glycosyltransferase → MILVQLGTHELEFPRMLQLIEKCIDEGVIDEKIMVQRGNTKYQSDKMEFVEYLSYEEMEVLTKEARYILTHGGTGSIITSIRHGKKVVAFPRLKKYNEHNDDHQEEILDVMESQGYIKVCHDGDDLAQIIKDLDKFEPKVFSSDNHKMVGILRNFIDGIDTRYTKKR
- the pssD gene encoding PssD/Cps14F family polysaccharide biosynthesis glycosyltransferase; translation: MKKKVMFISSVGGHLTQLLQLKELFDEYDYKIVTEKTKITEKMRDEHDMSYLLYGARNYPVRYIFKFIANFFKSVFLFLQYRPDCIITTGAHTAVPMCYIAKLFGKKIIFIESFAKTSSPNLSGKLVYPIADLFIVQWESMLKYYPKAVYGGSIY